The Gracilimonas sediminicola sequence AAATTCTGATCCGCTGGTTAACCAGTCTTCCGATTCAAAGAATGTTTTTTATATCGTGAAAAGCGGAGATACGCTGTATCAGATTGCCAGGGATCACAATATGACGGTTGCCCAACTCAGAGAGTTGAATAACATTTCCGGTTCAAACCTGAGTATTGGTCAGCGACTGGCGGTGAAAAAGAAAGTGAGCGCGGCTCCTTCGGTTTCTGAATTCTCCGAAGAGTCATCACCACAGGGCGTCTTTTCAATTTATGAAGTGCAGCAAGGCGAAGGTTTATCAGAGCTGCTTTCGAAATTCAAGATGACGGAACAGGAGTTTCAGTCCCTGAATCCCGAACTTCAACCCAACTTATTGGCTGAAGGACAAGAAGTAACGGTGTTGCTCCCCCCATCCCGCAAGTATGAGAACCCCTACTTGCAGAAGGCAAACCTGCAGGACCTTGGCGAGGTGAATGTGATGAAATATGAGGAGTCTGAGATTGGGGAAACTACCACAAATGGAGAGCTCTATGATCCGGAAGCCTTAACAGCTGCACATTCTAATATTGCATTGGGAAGCATTATTTTTGTGGAAAACACCCAAACGGGAAATGGATTGTATGTGCGCATTAACGATCGAATAACAGGGGCAGGACTGAAACTTTCCGGGAATGCATTTAGTACACTCAGGCTCGATGAATCCAGCCGGCCTGCTGTAACTATTTACACAGAAATAAATGACTAATCCTGTTAAATCATATTTCGAGAACACCAATACCTTACTGTATAGCTTTCTTGTAAGCTTGCCGCTGTTTCTTCTCTATGAGCTGCTGATTGTAATTTCACAGCCGGTGGGTGATTCCATAGTTCGTATAAGTGTGGATGTTTGGATTAAAAGCTTATTTACCTACCTCGGTGTAAATGCAGTCTCGTTTTCATTGTTGATTGTAGTTTTTATCGGGCTTTTTATCGTATATAAAGAGCGTGAACGTCTCAAAACCATTCGCTTTTCATACTTTCCGGTTTTGATTCTGGAATCGGCGGTTTATGCTATCGTTGTGGCATTTATCAGCCAGTCGCTGGTTTCTCTTATGCTGAATATGGCTGCTTCCGATCCGATTAGCAGTTTGTCTATCACGCAGCAGTTAGCGCTCTCATTAGGGGCGGGTTTGTATGAGGAGCTGTTCTTCAGGGTGATTCTCGTTACGTTGTTTATACTCCTTTTTACAAAAATTTTAGGGAAAAAATGGGCAGGGGTAACCGCAGCAGTCGTTCTTTCGGCGCTGTTATTCTCTGCGGTACATTATGTTGGCTCAATGGGCGATGCCTTTACATTAGGTTCTTTTTTATATCGCTTTTTATTTGGTTTAATACTGAATGGAATTTATGTTTGGAGAGGATTTGGTGTGGCAGCCTGGACCCATGCTATTTATGACATCATGGTAATAGCATTTTTGTCGTAAATAAGTAAATGATTAATGGGGCTATCAATACAATCTATTTAACATTAAAACATTCTTTAGGTAGTATTGGCAATCCGATGAGGATGAAGAGGCGTAATAATAATATTACAAGCGCTTATAGTTATTGAAATAATAAGGGATGGATGAATGTCTCAGTTGACGAGAGATGAAAAGCAAAAGCAGAAGGATTTCGATGAAGAGATTATACCTCACATGGATGCGTTGTATAATTTTGCCCTTCGACTGACTACTGACCCCAACGATGCTGAAGATCTCGTTCAGGATACTATTGTCAAAGCCTATCGCTTTTTTAGTAGTTACGAGAAAGGGACCAACGCCAAAGCATGGATGTTCCGCATTCTCAAAAACTCCTTCATCAATAATTATCGGAAAACCTCTAAAAAGCCCTCACAAGTAGATTACGATGAGGTTTCTTCTTACTACGAGTCCATCAGGGCCGAGCGTACAGATACTTCGGACTTAGAAAGCCTGATGTTCCGGGAAATGATGGACGATGATTTGTCTAATGCATTGAAAAGGCTGCCGGAAGATTTCCGAACGGTCGTGCTGCTCTGTGATGTAGACGGATATACCTACGAAGAAATTGCCAATATGCTGGATGTACCGATCGGTACTATTCGTTCAAGGCTGCATCGTGGTCGTAATTTGTTGAAAACAGAGTTGCTGGAATATGCTAAAACGCGCGGTTACACCGGCGACTGATCTAACAGCGGGTATACTTCTTCTTCACTTTTCTCGATATTCAATGTAACCCGCATGGTGGTTCCCTCATTAAGCTCTGAGCGTAGCACAAACACGCTTCCATTGTGATAATCTTCAATAATGCGCTTTGTGAGACTCAATCCTAATCCCCATCCTCTTTTCTTGGTGCTAAACCCGGGCTTGAAGATATTCTTCACATTCTGAATCTCGATACCGCTCCCTGAGTCTTCAATATCAATAATTACCTCTCCTTCCTGAACTTTGGAGGTAACGGATATATAGGCCTCTTTTTCAATTCCTTTCAATGAATCCATGGCATTCTTAACTAGGTTCTCAATGGCCCATTGTAGCAGTTCCGGATTCGTTTTCACATTGGCGGTGGCATTCAGTTCTTTTTTCACCT is a genomic window containing:
- a CDS encoding CPBP family intramembrane glutamic endopeptidase encodes the protein MTNPVKSYFENTNTLLYSFLVSLPLFLLYELLIVISQPVGDSIVRISVDVWIKSLFTYLGVNAVSFSLLIVVFIGLFIVYKERERLKTIRFSYFPVLILESAVYAIVVAFISQSLVSLMLNMAASDPISSLSITQQLALSLGAGLYEELFFRVILVTLFILLFTKILGKKWAGVTAAVVLSALLFSAVHYVGSMGDAFTLGSFLYRFLFGLILNGIYVWRGFGVAAWTHAIYDIMVIAFLS
- a CDS encoding LysM peptidoglycan-binding domain-containing protein encodes the protein MKNTPGFLRILSALIVFMLFTGAGLLAQERATYQVKQGDTLYGISKKLNVTIAELKQWNELTGNEIELGQELVYFILEEEENQPEPPAEEENSDPLVNQSSDSKNVFYIVKSGDTLYQIARDHNMTVAQLRELNNISGSNLSIGQRLAVKKKVSAAPSVSEFSEESSPQGVFSIYEVQQGEGLSELLSKFKMTEQEFQSLNPELQPNLLAEGQEVTVLLPPSRKYENPYLQKANLQDLGEVNVMKYEESEIGETTTNGELYDPEALTAAHSNIALGSIIFVENTQTGNGLYVRINDRITGAGLKLSGNAFSTLRLDESSRPAVTIYTEIND
- a CDS encoding sigma-70 family RNA polymerase sigma factor, which codes for MSQLTRDEKQKQKDFDEEIIPHMDALYNFALRLTTDPNDAEDLVQDTIVKAYRFFSSYEKGTNAKAWMFRILKNSFINNYRKTSKKPSQVDYDEVSSYYESIRAERTDTSDLESLMFREMMDDDLSNALKRLPEDFRTVVLLCDVDGYTYEEIANMLDVPIGTIRSRLHRGRNLLKTELLEYAKTRGYTGD